From Juglans regia cultivar Chandler chromosome 8, Walnut 2.0, whole genome shotgun sequence, the proteins below share one genomic window:
- the LOC109011238 gene encoding uncharacterized protein LOC109011238 — protein sequence MSRCYPYPPPGFVKDGGPWIDCIKLQRERENIKTEIKKEKKREKKETKEKRKSDRGKEKPADTGHGKRRKLDYQKYDQLEQSREEFRGAHIQKQIEAEAEQLERSGVTDEHEQPTCSINLCSDSLQGSNKRIRDTSPTSGLRSHGTIVRIRLHMKDRNNEKLRSTSGRVDDFHAQHKNGSVKFPSQEQGCFTNTKENILAAKLTIRPKKEATCPVPGRHETPTSFKYENWVPPPPQYHQGNDFSDDEEWLFKTQRENKYESERYEARNNAIGCRSPMLRPRAYYLPEADVYALPYTVPF from the exons ATGTCTCGATGCTATCCGTACCCTCCTCCGGGATTTGTGAAGGACGGGGGACCGTGGATCGATTGTATTAAG CTccaaagagaaagggagaatatcaaaacagaaataaagaaagagaagaaaagggaGAAGAAGGAGACGAAGGAGAAAAGGAAATCTGATAGAGGAAAAGAGAAACCCGCTGATACTGGTCACGGCAAAAGAAGAAAGCTCGATTACCAGAAGTATGACCAACTAGAGCAAAGTAGAGAAGAGTTTCGAGGtgctcatattcaaaaacaaattgaagCTGAGGCTGAACAATTGGAAAGGAGTGGTGTTACTGATGAACATGAGCAGCCGACCTGTTCTATAAATCTTTGCTCGGACAGCCTTCAGGGAAGCAACAAGAGGATAAGGGACACCTCACCAACTAGTGGCCTCCGCAGTCATG GAACCATTGTGCGGATTCGGCTGCATATGAAGGACCGGAATAATGAGAAGTTACGCTCTACTTCTGGAAGGGTTGATGATTTTCATGCTCAGCACAAGAATGGAAGTGTCAAATTTCCTAGTCAAGAACAGGGCTGCTTTACTAATACCAAGGAAAATATACTTGCTGCGAAGCTCACCATTAGGCCAAAAAAAGAAGCAACCTGTCCGGTGCCAGGTAGGCATGAAACACCAACCTCATTCAAATATGAGAACTGGGTGCCACCTCCGCCCCAGTATCATCAGGGAAACGATTTCAGTGATGATGAAGAATGGCTTTTTAAGACGCAGCGGGAAAACAAATATGAGTCTGAAAGATATGAAGCTCGGAACAATGCCATTGGTTGTAGGAGTCCCATGTTGCGGCCACGCGCCTATTACTTGCCGGAAGCTGACGTGTATGCATTACCCTACACGGTTCCATTTTGA